In a single window of the Tautonia rosea genome:
- the dgoD gene encoding galactonate dehydratase, whose protein sequence is MKPIGPNFPHRRSALLAMLSAAGGAAALGAITAQDPYDPQREVDDPRGVVRGKQRAAQIVGSGEKLTITRLETILVKPRWLFLKIHTDAGIVGLGEPIVEGRAETCIAAVKELEAYLIGKDPRPVAHHWQAMYRHAFYRGGPVLTSAISGIDMALWDIKGKALGVPVYELLGGPTRTRIRVYAHARSPEAIRRAREEGFTAFKTGPSKSRPPRIVENLAFVRKVADGFASLREVVGDECDIGIDFHGAVPPQTAKLLIKALEPYQPMFIEEPVACQNVDAMADIARSTHLPIATGERIFTKWGFREILEKQAASILQPDLCHAGGITETRLIAGMAEAYYAGIAPHNPLGPISLAAGLQLAASIPNFLCQEQVSLGDGYITEPFRVVDGYVDLPKGPGLGIELDEDAMADKIGHEWTNPESYDVFDGSVVDW, encoded by the coding sequence ATGAAACCGATCGGCCCGAACTTTCCTCACCGTCGCTCTGCCTTGCTCGCGATGCTCAGTGCTGCCGGAGGGGCCGCGGCCCTGGGGGCGATCACCGCGCAAGATCCGTACGATCCCCAACGCGAGGTCGATGACCCGAGGGGGGTCGTCCGGGGCAAGCAACGGGCCGCTCAGATCGTCGGCTCGGGTGAAAAACTGACGATTACCCGATTGGAGACGATCCTCGTCAAACCCCGCTGGCTGTTCCTGAAGATCCACACCGACGCCGGGATCGTCGGCCTGGGCGAGCCGATCGTCGAGGGCCGGGCCGAGACCTGCATCGCCGCCGTCAAGGAGCTGGAAGCGTACCTGATCGGCAAGGACCCGAGGCCGGTCGCCCACCACTGGCAGGCCATGTATCGGCATGCCTTCTACCGAGGCGGCCCGGTCCTAACCAGCGCGATCAGCGGCATCGACATGGCCCTCTGGGATATCAAAGGGAAGGCCCTCGGCGTTCCCGTGTACGAGCTGCTCGGCGGGCCGACCCGGACCCGGATCCGGGTCTACGCCCACGCACGATCCCCCGAGGCCATCCGGCGGGCCCGAGAGGAGGGTTTCACCGCCTTCAAGACCGGCCCGAGCAAGAGCCGCCCCCCTCGGATCGTCGAGAATCTGGCCTTCGTCCGCAAGGTGGCCGACGGTTTCGCCTCACTCCGCGAGGTTGTGGGGGACGAGTGCGACATCGGCATCGACTTCCACGGCGCCGTCCCTCCGCAGACCGCGAAATTGCTCATCAAGGCACTTGAGCCTTATCAGCCCATGTTCATTGAGGAGCCCGTCGCCTGCCAGAACGTTGATGCAATGGCCGACATCGCCCGCAGCACCCACCTGCCCATCGCCACCGGCGAGCGCATCTTCACCAAGTGGGGCTTCCGGGAAATCCTGGAGAAACAGGCCGCCTCGATCCTCCAGCCCGACCTCTGCCACGCCGGCGGCATCACCGAGACCCGCCTGATTGCCGGAATGGCCGAGGCGTACTACGCCGGCATTGCCCCACACAACCCGCTTGGGCCGATCTCGCTGGCCGCAGGGCTGCAACTGGCCGCTTCGATCCCCAACTTCCTCTGCCAGGAGCAGGTGAGCCTGGGGGATGGTTATATTACGGAACCCTTCCGCGTTGTCGACGGCTACGTCGACCTGCCGAAAGGGCCCGGACTTGGCATCGAGCTGGACGAGGATGCGATGGCCGACAAGATCGGGCACGAGTGGACGAACCCCGAATCCTACGACGTCTTCGACGGATCTGTTGTCGATTGGTGA
- a CDS encoding serine/threonine-protein kinase — protein MTNGGTSAESARGQTTRRAGRGPRRAFGGAQTVIGTTLKRRFSIDRELGRGGMGAVFRALDLTLQRPVAIKILRELGGPEVNDRLGLEARILARLQHDGIVRLYDFDQEDGITYFIMEEVDGPSYHLRWKELSIPERLTILASVADALDYAHHQGIIHRDLKPGNVLLTRDDRPKLSDFGLSVLMEQEQETGVARGTPVYMSPEQARGRKLDPRSDLYSLGVLLYEAATGEPPFRGNPMAIMAQHVNSEPPAPRSINPEISEALNALILRLMAKAPADRLATGAEAAAAIRHLIEGDRWRAGAAPEAAEAVAETVEVAAAPAPPSEAAATSVRRSVKRRQEAEQMIAEVERVPIALSAEERYLSGHYLAYLLGGSRRRGIFLMRPLDPRNADRARLMLAMTWLMTLRKVTEEDIARAARLLDEQVDIRPMLSPIVVIKYLRGRSDAARRKRFRKIRQALQQASKRAQSHLTDENGLLNPGLMPQNLDDLKKIAPQRTEVDDHLVDRWNRLTDAWRSRPDFRRAILRYATLRAADDPASERLWPEVVHPLIERALWQRRLRSKAEGFWDAASRVVPASAAPGRMMDRAIETSVPVDDVDDLDESLEQFEPDPEYLEAVLDDEEFVNEPEPVSSLTVSRASLRAITAEDGPSSRDFITLVDPDPERFTLGELRALRLEALNALKNRSATQGHRIVPVGPYRLAVVPSVRANKAGTVAIQGMPNKQIEMLVPSFAGGGSNAKPILAVWHYTNKSMVIGYLDQRSSPRFILWNAAVNQQSNHPDPADLNSELLKLNMEAPDRPDKALVKSFWSSGSQ, from the coding sequence GTGACGAACGGCGGTACCTCGGCAGAGTCGGCTCGCGGTCAGACGACCAGGCGAGCCGGTCGCGGGCCGCGCCGGGCCTTCGGGGGTGCCCAAACGGTGATCGGTACGACGTTAAAGCGACGGTTTTCGATCGATCGCGAACTGGGACGCGGGGGCATGGGAGCGGTCTTTCGCGCCCTCGACCTGACGCTTCAACGCCCCGTCGCCATCAAGATCCTTCGGGAACTGGGCGGGCCGGAGGTCAACGATCGGCTCGGCCTCGAAGCCCGCATCCTTGCCCGCTTACAGCACGACGGGATCGTCCGCCTGTATGACTTCGACCAGGAAGACGGCATCACCTACTTCATCATGGAGGAGGTGGACGGGCCGAGCTATCACCTGCGCTGGAAGGAGCTGAGCATCCCCGAACGCCTGACCATCCTGGCCTCGGTGGCCGATGCGCTCGACTACGCTCATCATCAGGGGATCATCCACCGTGACTTGAAGCCCGGCAACGTGTTGCTGACCCGAGACGACCGGCCGAAGCTGTCGGATTTCGGCCTCTCGGTGTTGATGGAGCAGGAGCAGGAGACGGGCGTTGCGCGCGGCACGCCGGTCTACATGAGCCCCGAACAGGCGAGGGGCCGGAAGCTCGACCCGCGATCGGACCTGTACTCGCTCGGGGTCTTGCTTTACGAGGCGGCGACGGGTGAGCCCCCCTTTCGGGGGAACCCGATGGCGATCATGGCGCAGCACGTGAACTCCGAGCCGCCAGCTCCCCGGTCGATCAACCCCGAGATTTCCGAGGCACTCAACGCCTTGATCCTCCGATTGATGGCCAAGGCCCCGGCCGATCGCCTGGCCACCGGGGCCGAGGCCGCCGCAGCGATCCGGCACCTGATCGAAGGGGACCGCTGGCGAGCCGGGGCCGCACCGGAGGCGGCCGAGGCCGTGGCGGAAACGGTCGAGGTTGCCGCCGCACCGGCTCCGCCATCGGAGGCCGCCGCGACCTCGGTCCGCCGATCGGTCAAACGTCGGCAAGAGGCCGAGCAGATGATCGCCGAGGTGGAGCGGGTGCCCATCGCCCTTTCGGCCGAGGAGCGGTATCTCAGCGGGCATTACCTGGCGTACCTGCTTGGCGGTTCGCGGCGTCGCGGGATTTTCCTGATGCGGCCGCTTGACCCGAGGAACGCCGACCGGGCCCGCTTGATGCTGGCGATGACCTGGCTGATGACCCTGCGCAAGGTGACCGAGGAGGACATCGCCCGAGCCGCCCGGTTGCTCGACGAGCAGGTCGACATCCGCCCGATGCTCAGCCCGATCGTCGTGATCAAATACCTGCGGGGCCGCTCCGACGCCGCCCGACGCAAGCGGTTCCGCAAGATTCGCCAGGCATTGCAACAGGCCAGCAAGCGGGCCCAGTCGCACCTGACCGACGAGAACGGGCTGCTCAATCCCGGCCTGATGCCCCAGAATCTCGACGACCTGAAGAAGATCGCCCCGCAACGGACCGAGGTGGATGACCACCTGGTCGATCGCTGGAACCGCCTCACCGACGCCTGGCGGTCGCGTCCCGACTTCCGTCGCGCGATTCTGCGCTACGCCACCCTGCGAGCCGCCGACGATCCGGCCAGCGAGCGGCTCTGGCCGGAGGTGGTGCACCCGCTGATTGAACGGGCCCTCTGGCAGCGCCGGTTGCGATCGAAGGCCGAAGGGTTCTGGGACGCCGCCAGCCGGGTCGTACCGGCCTCGGCAGCTCCCGGCCGGATGATGGATCGGGCAATTGAAACGTCGGTTCCTGTGGATGATGTGGACGATCTGGATGAGTCGCTGGAGCAGTTCGAGCCTGATCCCGAATATCTTGAGGCCGTGCTCGACGACGAGGAATTCGTCAACGAACCGGAGCCGGTGTCGAGCCTGACCGTCAGCCGGGCGTCGCTCCGGGCGATCACGGCCGAAGACGGCCCCTCGTCACGCGACTTCATCACGCTGGTCGATCCTGATCCCGAGCGTTTCACGCTGGGAGAGCTGCGCGCGCTTCGCCTTGAGGCGCTGAACGCCCTGAAAAACCGATCGGCGACGCAAGGGCACCGGATCGTCCCCGTCGGCCCCTATCGGCTGGCCGTGGTGCCCTCGGTCCGTGCGAACAAGGCTGGTACGGTGGCGATTCAGGGGATGCCGAACAAACAGATTGAGATGCTTGTGCCTTCGTTCGCCGGGGGAGGGTCGAACGCGAAGCCGATTCTGGCGGTCTGGCATTACACGAATAAGAGCATGGTGATTGGGTATCTCGACCAGCGCAGCTCCCCTCGCTTCATTCTGTGGAACGCCGCGGTCAACCAGCAATCGAACCACCCCGACCCCGCCGACCTGAACAGCGAGCTGTTGAAGCTCAACATGGAAGCGCCCGATCGACCGGATAAGGCATTGGTCAAGAGCTTCTGGTCGTCGGGGAGCCAGTGA
- a CDS encoding PVC-type heme-binding CxxCH protein — protein MMRSLARTAPAPFLPLSLLLLLALTVAPLSLRADEAVELGDHRFTIPDGFTVEVAAGPPLVDRPITAAFDEQGRLYVAESSGSNDPVQVQLEQKPHRILRLEDTDGDGTFDHRTVFADRMMFPEGTMLLDGSLYVSAPPHIWKLTDTTGDGVADDREIWLDAKTLTGCANDLHGPYLGPDGWVYWAKGAFAEQTYERDNAPPFVTRAAHLFRWRADRQGPIESVMTGGMDNPVDVVFTPGGERIFTTTFFQYPAGGFRDGLIHALYGGVYGKVHNVIEGHPRTRPGVLPVLTHLGPAAPAGLERLRGTGLGDDFQNNLLACQFNLRAVSRHQLEPEGGSFTTTDGILIQSDNSDFHPTDVLEDADGSVLVVDTGGWYKLCCPTSQLHKPDVLGAIYRIRKAGTQSHDDPRGMTISWDNAKADDLTPLLSDSRPMVRERAVATLGHLGAEAVPALTAIVQQSDTPEARLNAVWASSRIDVPEAREVARIALKDDDETVVQAALHVISVHRDTEALDRVVNLLHTGSPQNRRAAAEATGRIGDSSIVSFLLQAMADVPDAPHWAVQHSIIAALIELNAPEATRFGLSAPHDTVIRAALIALDQMPGDHLEPADVAPLLSSDDPELREAAAWIAGRKPEWGADLAQHFERQLRDATEDDRDAIVDQLAGLASSPEIQRVIAETLDDPKAPASSRQAALAAMARATLDPAPSSWVAAVAKAIDSDTLRPLAVSAARALRVTGAEADTLRDPLLRIARDADAEPTARLDALSALPGGVGRLDEDLFTFLINRLDPDSPAAEQTRAADLLVASTLSDDRLLILADQIAEAGPLSVPRLLPAFDSQDDEALGLRLVTAIDASPSRGSLAPGDVRTLLDRFGPTVAAKASTLLAALDADAAEKLARIEGLLPLVEQGDVYRGQAVFNSEKAACRTCHAMGYVGGKIGPDLSRIGGIRTERDLLEAIAYPSASFVRSYETIVVATVDGQVFSGLIANEGPDSITLVLNADESIQIARDAIEEMQPGTTSIMPAGLDEQLSPQELADLVKFLRASK, from the coding sequence ATGATGCGATCGCTCGCGAGAACCGCCCCGGCTCCGTTCCTGCCCCTGTCCCTGCTCCTGCTCCTCGCCCTGACGGTTGCTCCCCTTTCGCTCCGGGCCGATGAGGCCGTCGAACTGGGAGACCACCGCTTCACGATCCCCGACGGCTTCACTGTCGAGGTCGCTGCGGGGCCTCCCCTGGTCGATCGGCCGATCACCGCCGCCTTTGACGAACAGGGGCGGCTCTACGTGGCCGAGTCGTCCGGCTCGAACGATCCGGTCCAGGTCCAGCTCGAACAGAAGCCGCACCGCATCCTCCGCCTGGAAGACACCGACGGCGACGGCACCTTCGACCATCGCACCGTCTTCGCCGACCGCATGATGTTCCCCGAAGGCACGATGTTGCTCGACGGCTCCCTCTACGTCTCCGCCCCGCCCCACATCTGGAAGCTGACGGATACGACCGGCGACGGTGTGGCCGACGATCGCGAGATCTGGCTCGACGCCAAGACCCTCACCGGCTGCGCCAACGACCTGCACGGCCCTTATCTTGGCCCCGACGGCTGGGTCTACTGGGCCAAAGGGGCCTTCGCCGAGCAGACCTACGAACGCGACAACGCCCCCCCCTTCGTCACCCGGGCCGCTCACCTCTTTCGATGGCGGGCCGATCGCCAGGGGCCGATCGAATCGGTGATGACCGGCGGCATGGATAACCCGGTCGATGTCGTCTTCACCCCCGGCGGCGAGCGCATCTTCACCACCACCTTCTTCCAGTACCCCGCCGGCGGCTTCCGCGACGGTCTGATTCACGCCCTCTACGGCGGCGTTTACGGCAAGGTCCACAACGTCATCGAAGGCCACCCCCGCACCCGTCCCGGAGTCTTGCCTGTCCTCACGCACCTCGGCCCCGCCGCCCCGGCCGGACTGGAACGACTCCGAGGTACCGGCCTGGGCGACGACTTCCAGAACAACCTGCTCGCCTGCCAGTTCAACCTCCGCGCCGTCAGCCGACACCAGCTTGAACCCGAAGGCGGCTCCTTCACCACGACCGATGGCATCCTCATCCAGTCGGACAACTCCGACTTCCACCCGACCGACGTCCTCGAAGATGCCGATGGCTCCGTCCTGGTGGTCGATACCGGCGGCTGGTACAAGCTCTGCTGCCCCACCTCGCAACTGCACAAGCCCGACGTCCTCGGGGCGATCTATCGCATCCGAAAAGCTGGCACACAATCACATGATGATCCACGAGGCATGACCATTTCCTGGGATAATGCCAAGGCCGACGACCTCACCCCCCTGCTCTCCGACTCTCGCCCGATGGTCCGCGAACGGGCCGTGGCCACTCTCGGTCATCTCGGGGCCGAGGCCGTGCCCGCCCTCACCGCGATCGTCCAGCAGTCCGACACCCCCGAGGCCCGCCTCAATGCCGTTTGGGCGAGCAGCCGGATCGACGTTCCCGAAGCCCGCGAGGTCGCCCGGATCGCCCTGAAGGATGACGACGAAACCGTTGTTCAGGCCGCCCTGCACGTCATCAGCGTGCATCGGGACACCGAGGCGCTCGACCGCGTGGTGAACCTCCTGCACACCGGCTCCCCCCAGAACCGCCGGGCTGCCGCCGAGGCGACCGGACGCATCGGCGATTCCTCAATTGTCTCTTTCCTGCTCCAGGCGATGGCCGACGTGCCCGACGCCCCGCACTGGGCCGTGCAGCACTCGATCATCGCCGCCTTGATCGAGCTGAACGCCCCTGAGGCCACCCGATTCGGCCTCAGCGCCCCGCACGACACCGTGATCCGGGCCGCCCTCATCGCGCTGGACCAGATGCCCGGCGACCACCTGGAACCGGCCGACGTGGCCCCCCTGCTCTCCTCCGACGATCCTGAGCTGCGCGAGGCCGCCGCCTGGATCGCCGGCCGGAAGCCCGAGTGGGGGGCCGACCTCGCCCAGCACTTCGAGCGGCAGCTCCGCGACGCGACGGAGGATGACCGGGACGCGATCGTCGATCAGCTTGCTGGGCTCGCCTCGTCTCCCGAGATCCAGCGGGTGATCGCCGAGACCCTGGACGATCCGAAGGCCCCCGCATCCTCCCGACAGGCCGCCCTGGCCGCGATGGCCCGAGCCACTCTCGACCCGGCTCCCTCGTCCTGGGTGGCCGCCGTGGCCAAGGCGATCGACTCCGACACCCTCCGCCCGCTCGCCGTCTCGGCGGCTCGGGCGCTCAGGGTGACGGGGGCTGAGGCCGACACGCTTCGCGACCCCTTGCTCCGCATCGCCCGGGATGCCGACGCCGAACCCACCGCCCGGCTCGACGCCCTGTCGGCCCTGCCTGGAGGTGTCGGACGCCTGGATGAGGACCTGTTCACCTTCTTGATCAATCGCCTCGACCCCGACTCCCCTGCCGCCGAGCAGACCCGAGCGGCCGACCTGCTGGTGGCCTCGACCCTGAGTGATGATCGCTTGCTCATCCTTGCGGACCAGATCGCCGAGGCCGGCCCGCTCTCCGTCCCCCGCCTGCTCCCCGCCTTCGACAGCCAGGACGACGAGGCGCTCGGCCTCCGGCTTGTGACCGCGATCGACGCCTCGCCGAGCCGAGGGAGCCTCGCCCCGGGCGACGTCCGCACCCTGCTCGACCGCTTCGGCCCGACCGTGGCCGCGAAAGCCTCGACCCTGCTGGCCGCCCTCGACGCCGACGCCGCTGAGAAGCTCGCTCGGATCGAGGGCCTGCTCCCCCTGGTCGAGCAAGGGGATGTCTACCGCGGCCAGGCCGTCTTCAACAGCGAAAAGGCCGCCTGCCGGACCTGCCACGCGATGGGATACGTCGGCGGCAAGATCGGCCCCGACCTCAGCCGGATCGGCGGCATCCGCACCGAGCGCGACCTGCTTGAGGCCATCGCCTACCCGAGTGCCAGCTTCGTCCGCAGCTACGAAACGATCGTCGTCGCCACGGTCGACGGCCAGGTCTTCAGCGGCCTGATCGCCAACGAGGGCCCCGACTCCATCACCCTCGTCCTCAACGCCGACGAATCCATTCAGATCGCCCGCGACGCGATCGAGGAGATGCAGCCCGGCACCACCTCCATCATGCCCGCCGGCCTCGACGAACAGCTCTCCCCTCAGGAACTGGCCGACCTGGTCAAGTTCCTCAGGGCGAGCAAGTAA
- a CDS encoding formylmethanofuran dehydrogenase subunit A — MAAPSLRIAGGTIYDPIHDVDGERGDLWIADGRIVPPPDDPGAFRGRTIDATGYVVMPGGIDMHCHVAGPKVNAGRLMTPDAFREGRALPRTERTRSGLVGRVPTTAATGHLFAGIGYTTAMDAAIPPLHARAAHDELRDTPILDNGFYTLLGNAHRVLDCAASGDMEALDAYCAWALDASKGYAIKVVNPGDVEDYKHVSRKGMRELDEDVTGFGASPRQVVQALAGAADRLGLPHPVHVHCNNLGVPGNWRTTRATMEAIDGFRGHFAHIQFHSYDGDPSDPRSFASAVPKLLEYVRRHKEITVDVGHVSPGPAMILTGDPRAGDRLHRQLGGKWFNADLEQESSCGVIPIEYLPEKNLITAVQWAIALEWYLLMEDPWRIALTSDHPNGGAFYRYPEMIYLLMDRAFRTEALASMPKGLRERSVIHELDREYSLFEIAILTRAAPARMLGLNARKGHLGPGADADIAIYSPNSDRRAMFERPRWVFKGGELVVDDGMVVAETNGRTFVLSPEFDPDRLPGIRDWFERSYSVQFANYALAPEELPTAEVVPSGSA, encoded by the coding sequence ATGGCTGCACCTTCGCTCCGCATCGCCGGGGGGACGATTTACGACCCGATTCACGACGTGGACGGCGAGAGGGGGGACCTCTGGATTGCCGACGGCCGTATCGTGCCCCCGCCAGACGATCCAGGCGCGTTTCGAGGACGAACGATCGACGCGACGGGATATGTCGTGATGCCCGGCGGGATCGACATGCACTGCCATGTGGCCGGACCGAAGGTCAACGCGGGGCGGTTGATGACCCCCGACGCCTTTCGAGAAGGACGGGCGCTGCCTCGGACGGAGCGAACCCGGTCGGGCCTCGTTGGGCGGGTGCCGACGACCGCGGCGACCGGGCACTTGTTCGCCGGAATCGGCTACACGACGGCGATGGACGCGGCCATTCCTCCCTTGCACGCCAGGGCCGCCCACGACGAGCTGCGCGATACGCCGATCCTGGATAACGGGTTTTATACCTTGCTGGGCAATGCTCATCGCGTGCTCGACTGCGCGGCCTCGGGCGACATGGAGGCGCTTGACGCGTATTGCGCCTGGGCGCTTGATGCGAGCAAGGGGTATGCGATCAAGGTCGTCAACCCGGGGGACGTGGAAGATTACAAGCATGTCAGTCGCAAAGGCATGCGAGAACTGGATGAGGATGTGACCGGCTTCGGCGCGTCGCCGAGGCAGGTCGTGCAGGCACTGGCCGGGGCGGCCGATCGCCTGGGGTTGCCGCATCCGGTGCATGTGCACTGCAACAACCTGGGGGTGCCCGGCAACTGGCGGACGACGCGGGCGACGATGGAGGCGATCGACGGCTTCCGGGGGCATTTTGCTCATATTCAGTTTCATAGTTACGATGGTGATCCGAGCGACCCGCGCAGCTTTGCCTCGGCCGTGCCGAAGTTGCTGGAATACGTTCGCCGGCACAAGGAGATCACCGTAGATGTCGGCCACGTCAGCCCCGGCCCGGCGATGATCTTGACCGGTGACCCCCGCGCCGGCGATCGCCTGCACCGGCAACTGGGCGGCAAGTGGTTCAACGCCGATCTGGAGCAGGAAAGCAGTTGCGGCGTGATTCCGATTGAGTACTTGCCTGAGAAAAACCTGATCACGGCGGTGCAGTGGGCCATCGCGCTGGAGTGGTATCTGTTGATGGAAGACCCCTGGCGGATTGCCCTGACCAGCGACCACCCGAACGGCGGGGCCTTCTATCGTTATCCGGAAATGATTTATCTCTTGATGGATCGTGCCTTCCGGACCGAGGCGTTGGCCTCGATGCCGAAAGGGCTTCGTGAGCGATCAGTCATCCACGAACTTGATCGTGAGTACTCGTTGTTCGAGATCGCGATTCTCACCCGAGCCGCTCCGGCGCGGATGCTGGGTCTCAACGCGCGCAAGGGGCACCTCGGCCCCGGGGCCGATGCCGACATCGCCATCTATTCGCCCAATTCGGACCGTCGCGCCATGTTCGAGCGGCCCCGCTGGGTATTCAAAGGGGGGGAGCTGGTCGTGGACGACGGCATGGTGGTCGCCGAGACGAATGGCCGGACCTTTGTCCTCTCTCCTGAGTTCGACCCCGACCGTTTGCCCGGCATCCGCGACTGGTTCGAGCGTTCCTACTCGGTCCAGTTCGCCAACTACGCCCTCGCTCCCGAGGAGCTTCCGACGGCCGAGGTGGTACCAAGCGGTTCAGCGTGA
- a CDS encoding type II toxin-antitoxin system death-on-curing family toxin codes for MILDPVFLDVGDVLAIHRRGLDRFGGSDGVREPKLLDSAVSQPRATFGEAYLHEDLFQMAAAYHFHIVKNHPFVDGNKRAGLAAALVVLDLNGHPIDQPTMALYDLTDGVASGKIEKAEITEVFGNLAEA; via the coding sequence ATGATCCTCGATCCGGTCTTCCTTGACGTTGGAGACGTGCTGGCCATCCATCGACGAGGACTTGACCGATTCGGTGGTTCTGACGGAGTTCGTGAGCCGAAACTACTCGACTCGGCAGTTTCTCAGCCGCGAGCCACCTTTGGCGAAGCCTATCTGCACGAAGACCTCTTCCAGATGGCTGCGGCCTACCACTTCCACATTGTCAAAAATCATCCCTTCGTTGATGGGAATAAGCGAGCCGGGCTGGCCGCGGCCCTGGTCGTTCTCGATCTCAACGGACATCCGATCGACCAGCCCACGATGGCGCTGTATGACCTGACCGACGGGGTCGCATCGGGGAAGATTGAGAAAGCCGAGATCACCGAAGTATTCGGGAATCTCGCAGAAGCCTGA
- a CDS encoding DUF1559 domain-containing protein → MKPPFATRPARLGFTLIELLVVIAIIGVLIALLLPAVQSAREAARRAQCTNNLKQLALAAQNYVDSNGVLPSHGFWQRNASNPAAVYYGHSVFSSMLPFLEQGTIANAVNYNLPAFGVGAGGGPVHWTVAAIGLNTLWCPSDTVEPTPLQTGFYGTPTPGNPSTQHHLSYAGNSGTWPIFLSSTDSRFRSHIGNATGLVYHHSAMSLAGIRDGTSNTLLFGEKAHGILDPAEAAGYGWWNSGYWGDGTFDTMFPMNAHRRLREGIEDGLWFIPVQAASSFHPGGCNFAFADGSVRFIKETVQSWQNDLNNSGDPVGTAWIGSIQSWQLQPGAFVGVYQSLSTRKGGEVISADQF, encoded by the coding sequence ATGAAACCTCCCTTTGCGACCCGTCCGGCCCGTCTCGGCTTCACCTTGATCGAATTACTCGTCGTCATCGCCATCATCGGCGTCCTGATCGCACTGCTCTTGCCCGCGGTCCAATCCGCCCGCGAGGCCGCCCGACGCGCCCAGTGCACCAATAACCTCAAGCAGCTCGCCCTGGCCGCGCAGAACTACGTCGATTCCAACGGCGTGCTCCCCTCGCACGGCTTCTGGCAGCGCAACGCCAGCAACCCGGCCGCTGTTTACTACGGCCACAGCGTCTTCTCCTCGATGCTGCCCTTCCTGGAACAGGGCACCATCGCCAACGCGGTCAACTACAATTTGCCGGCCTTCGGCGTCGGGGCCGGCGGGGGCCCGGTGCACTGGACCGTCGCCGCGATCGGCCTGAACACCCTTTGGTGCCCGAGCGACACGGTAGAACCCACTCCCCTGCAGACCGGATTCTACGGCACCCCGACCCCCGGCAACCCCTCAACTCAGCACCACCTGAGCTACGCCGGCAACTCCGGCACCTGGCCAATCTTCCTCAGCTCAACCGACTCGCGCTTCCGGAGTCACATCGGCAATGCGACCGGCCTCGTCTATCACCACAGCGCCATGAGCCTCGCCGGCATCCGCGACGGTACGAGCAACACCCTACTCTTCGGCGAGAAGGCCCACGGCATCCTCGACCCCGCCGAGGCTGCCGGCTACGGCTGGTGGAACTCCGGCTACTGGGGCGACGGCACCTTCGACACCATGTTCCCGATGAACGCCCACCGACGGCTCCGCGAGGGAATCGAGGACGGGCTCTGGTTCATCCCCGTGCAGGCCGCCTCCAGCTTCCATCCCGGCGGCTGCAACTTCGCCTTCGCCGACGGCTCGGTCCGCTTCATCAAGGAAACCGTCCAGTCGTGGCAGAATGACCTGAACAACTCCGGCGACCCCGTCGGGACCGCCTGGATCGGTTCCATCCAGAGCTGGCAGCTGCAGCCCGGCGCCTTCGTCGGCGTCTACCAGAGCCTCTCGACCCGAAAGGGCGGCGAGGTCATCAGCGCCGATCAGTTCTGA